The Chryseobacterium indologenes genomic sequence GTAGGCAATAAAGTAGCAAAACAATAAAGTAAAGCTTGTTGACCTATTGAAATTCAAATTCAACAATACAAAAAATATTTATTTATAAAGATTAGCTTCAGAAAATTCTGAAGCTTTTTTTATTATTTAATTCAAATTAAATCACTTTTTTTTGATTTTCATAAATTAAGAATATCACTAAATAAATGAGATATAAAAATAAAATAAGTCAAACAAAAACCACATTAAAAACAAAATATCTAAGCATATATTACAATAATTTAACTATAAAAAAGCAATAATTACATGTAATTATTCTTATTTTTAATAAAACAAAAAAAATGCAAGAAAAAAATTTCATTCTCCTTTGCATGTTCTTTTTAATTTTCGGCCATGCTCAACAAGGAGGAGTAGGGATTGGAAATACCGCTCCCAATTCGTCTGCGATCCTCGATGTCACTTCAACAAATAAAGGTTTCCAGCTTCCGGTTGTTTCTCTCACCTCAACAGCTGATATTTCTACGGTTCAGGCTCCTAAACGGGGTTTTGTCATCTATAATACAGCCGTTGCGGGTACAGGAATGTCGAGTGTCAATAAAGGATTGTATGTTTTCAACGGAACTGCCTGGGAAAAGATGTTTACGAAAGCTAATATTATAACGGAGGTTGAAAAAATTCCTTTCATTACCCCTGTTTTTGCGGCCAGTAATATTGCTACATCTTCAAGTATAGCTGGAGGTACAACGACCGGCCTTACTTTCAATACCCTTTTCAAAAACCTGCCGGCAGGTGTACAGGGTCCTGCAGGAGCCTATACCGGTTATCAGATCAAAGAAAACGGAATGTACGTGATCACTTACAATGTAGATACCAGAAACACGACAGGAGATATTAACGGCAGCTCTGCCCTGTTTGTTCAAAAGAACGGAGCTACCGTATGTACGTATGCTATGGAAAGAGATTACCAGTTTGCAGGCTTATCCAGTACCTGTACTTTAGAGCTCGTCATTGGAGATACTATTTCCTTCAGTGTTCAGTCTAACGGTACGAATTATCAGATAGGCAACACCAATGTATCTATTTCTAAAATATTAAACAACTAAATATGGTAATTATGAAAACACGTCTTTTCTGCCTGTCTTTTCTGCTGTTTGTTTCACAACTGTATTTTGGCCAGTTTGTCATAGGATCTACCAATGTTTCACCGGGAGCTATTGTAAAATTAGATGCTAATAATAAGGCTCTGAGAATTCCTAACCTGGCTATAACGGCCCGAAACAGTACAACGACACCCATTACTGCTCCTGCTCTAGGGGTGATGCTTTATAATACATCCATGGATATTAATAATGATTTAACTCCTTCCCTCGCTTATTGGGGAAGTGATAATCAATATCATTCACAGGCAACATCCACTGCTACTGAAAGTATTATTTCCTCAGCTAATATCCCATTGTTGATTTTCTCCGCAAATATAGGCCAAAAGCCTTATACTGTATTAGGTACTGCCAGTGGAGGAAGTGCCACTCCACTTACTTTAACTTCCCAGGAAATTCTTGTGGACAAATATTCAGGATGGAACCTGGGAACCAGTCAATATACAGTTCCTTCTACGGGAATTTATCTGGTAGAATTTGTATCGGTTATGTCTAATACTGCAAATTCAGGGGGAACCAGTACTAACAGGCTGTTGGATAACGGATCATTTATTGGCTTTGTTTCGGGCAGATTTGTACTCAACAGAATGTACACTACTTTAATTAATACCCGAAATCTCACTGTAAACCATCTTCTTAGCTTTCAATATTCTTATACAGCAGGTAATTACAGAATGGAATCAGGGACAATAAACATTTATAAATATTAAAATATGGGCTCAAAATATAAATTTATATATATACTCTTGCTTATCAGTACCGGTTTAGCAAAAGCGCAAGTAGGAATAGGTACTTCAACGCCTGATCCGGGAACAATTTTAGACTTGGTAAGCCCTAATAAAGGATTATTGATTCCGAGGGTACAGTTATCCGGTAGTAACGATACCTCGACCGTTCCGGTTATTTCATCTGCAACATCAACGGATCAGGGACTGCTGGTTTATAATCTTCAGAATTCCGGTACTGCACCCAATAATGTCCTTAAAGATACTTTTTATATTTGGACAGGGACTCAATGGGAGCCAATCGCAGAGGTAACAGATACCCGTACGGAAATCAATAACCGAAATATTACTGAGCTGGTATTTACCGGAAGCCCCAGCGCCTCGACAACAGCCTACACTGCCACTGCTTACTCTCCGTGGACTACTTTAGACTTTGCTACAGAACGTGTTGATATCGGTAATGTACATACTGCAGGCACATTTACAATACCTACTACAGGATTATATTCGTTTTCAGGAATTGTTCAACTGGGAATATCCACAACTTCGGGTACAGCAAAGACCTTTGCAGCGCAGATCATTAATACAAGTACTTCCACCGTATTGGCGACATCCTACTTTGGAACCGGTGGCGGAGGGAACGGAGGGAGTATGCCACTGTATTGGATGGGAAATCTTACAGCCGGAACGCAAATCCAGATTCAATACAGAATGCGGGACACCACCAGTAGTAACTTAAGTGTCAATGTTATCTCCAATATTTCATTAAGAAATCATTTTAATTAAAATAAAACGACAAGCTTTTTAAAAGGAGCTTAATTATATTTTTCATCAAAAAAAGACAGGCCTTGCAAAAAGCCTGTCTTTTAAAAATATATCAGATATAATTTTATTCTACGTTAACTACCTTTTCGATTTCCGGAGCATGTTGTTTAATGGTATTTTCTACACCTAGTTTTAGGGTTGAAAAATTCAAAGAACATCCGGAGCAGTTACCCAAAAGTTTTACAAAAACCTGATTATCTTTCACGTCAATAAGCTCTATATCACCTCCGTCTTTATTCAAAAACGGTCTGATGCTTTCCAGAGCTTCCATTACTCTTGTTACAGTATCTTCGTGTGTTATGTTTGTTTCCATATTTTTTCAGTTCAATTCGGTTTTTTCAAATGTAATTTGAAATGTTATTATTTTGCTTTTGGAGAACATCCGGCCATTGTTGAGATCTTCACAGCTTCAGTAGGAGGAAGGTTTTTATTTCTTTCCACCAAGCTTTCCACCATCTTTCTTGCAGTTTCTGTATAGATTTCCGCAATTTTAGAATCTTCCTGCAGTGCAGCCGGTCTTCCTACATCTCCTGCTTCTCTGATATTTTGGATCAATGGTATCTCTCCCAATACAGGAATACCTAAATCTTCTGCCAGATATTGTGCTCCCTGGTTTCCAAAGATATAATATTTATTGTCAGGCAATTCTTCCGGTGTAAAATACGCCATATTTTCGATTAATCCAAGAACCGGAATATTAATGCTTTCCATCTGGAACATCGCAATACCTTTTCTTACGTCTGCCAAAGCAACATGCTGAGGTGTACTCACAATCACAGCACCGGTTACAGGAACTTCCTGGATAATAGACAAATGAATATCACCGGTTCCCGGAGGAAGGTCAATCAACAAAAAGTCTAATTCTCCCCATGCAGCATCTCTGATCATCTGATTTAATGCTTTCGAAGCCATTGGGCCTCTCCACACTACCGCTTGGTTAGAGCCTGAGAAATATCCGATAGACAGCATTTTTACCCCATAATTCTCGATAGGTTTCATCAGGTTCTTACCGTTTACTTCTACCGAAATTGGTTTTTGCCCTTCTGTATCGAACATGGTAGGAACTGAAGGACCATAAATATCAGCGTCCAATAATCCTACTTTAAAGCCCATTTTAGCCAGAGTCACTGCCATATTTGCAGAAACTGTAGACTTCCCTACTCCTCCCTTACCGGAAGCAATAGCGATAATATTTTGAATTCCGGGAATTTGCTTTCCTTTGATCTGACTTTGCTGAATTTCACTAGGTTCCGGAGAAACGATTTTAAGTTTTAAATGAATATCTTCTCCAAACTCACTGGCAAAAGCCTGCTTCATAGCGGCTTCCAGCTTTTTCTTTTCGTGCATGGCAGGCGAATGGGCAGTCATGTCAATATATACATCATTACCCATAATCTGAAGATTATTCACCAAGTCGTCTACTTCTATTTCTTTAAGGAAATCTTGAACCTTTTCTTTCGTCAACATACTAAATATAAATTGTTCACAAATTTACGCTTTTTTTTGATAATTTAGAATCAATAAAATCTATAACATCAGGTGATAAATAAGATCAGTAAAAATTTTATCCTGCTATTTTTTACCTTAGTCAAACTAACCCTACCTTAAAACAAAACCAATGAAAGTCAATACATACCCCTCAAAACAGGCAGTTCCAAAAGGAATTTTCAATGTTGGCACCACCAGCTTCAAGTGGTATAACCTGGCAGAAGATCCTGATCAGGTTTCAAAACAAGATATTAATCATGCTAAAATATGCATTGAGAATGCTCAGGAAAAATTCCAGGACATTGAGGATCTAGGTTTTGTCATTATGCACCGGTGCGGAGAAAAGTACCTTCTCTTAGTCTGCACATGGCGAAGCGAAAATGAATTATGGGAAAGTGTTTATTACGACGGTTCCGGCCGGTTTGAAGTCTGGGACAGAAATAAAAATCATCATCCTACCTATTGCGTCTGGGAGATGGGAATTGTCTATCATGAATCTCAGGCATGGAAAAAATATCTCGGAACGGCCAGAGAAAAGGAAAATCAGAAGAATTACCTGAACGACTTTTTTTGAGGGCGAGGTATAAAGAGTGGAAAAAGCCGGAAGCAGGAGGCAGGAAATATTTTCCGCCTCCATTCTCCCTTTTCTAGTTTACTCTGTTCTTCTCATCGAATTTCACATTACGGTCTGCTCCTTTTACTTTTTTATTTCCGAAAGTATAAGTAGCCGATACCGTCAGCCTTCTTGCATCATAATAATTGTTGAAAGAGTGCGTTCCGCTGGTATAAAAGATCTGTCCCAAACTTT encodes the following:
- a CDS encoding Mrp/NBP35 family ATP-binding protein, which codes for MLTKEKVQDFLKEIEVDDLVNNLQIMGNDVYIDMTAHSPAMHEKKKLEAAMKQAFASEFGEDIHLKLKIVSPEPSEIQQSQIKGKQIPGIQNIIAIASGKGGVGKSTVSANMAVTLAKMGFKVGLLDADIYGPSVPTMFDTEGQKPISVEVNGKNLMKPIENYGVKMLSIGYFSGSNQAVVWRGPMASKALNQMIRDAAWGELDFLLIDLPPGTGDIHLSIIQEVPVTGAVIVSTPQHVALADVRKGIAMFQMESINIPVLGLIENMAYFTPEELPDNKYYIFGNQGAQYLAEDLGIPVLGEIPLIQNIREAGDVGRPAALQEDSKIAEIYTETARKMVESLVERNKNLPPTEAVKISTMAGCSPKAK
- a CDS encoding NifU family protein gives rise to the protein METNITHEDTVTRVMEALESIRPFLNKDGGDIELIDVKDNQVFVKLLGNCSGCSLNFSTLKLGVENTIKQHAPEIEKVVNVE